The genomic DNA GACTGGAGACACTGTAGTAAGAAGAACCCTAGACCCGCCTCAGATCCTTCAAtgtacaaaaacaacaaaaaactttaGTCTCACTTTGCACTAAACACACAGTATACTAGAGTTTAGGGTTCCTCACTTTCTCTCTGTTGTCAAAAATCTTTGGTTTAGAGAAAGCCCATCTAGCCCAAACGTTCAGGCCGTTTATTGGATTAggattatagaaaaaaaaaaatacaaaatctggAAACATGCATGGATCAAGAATTCAGAGAAGAAGACATTCACATTGTCACATATTTAGTGTATagcactcttttttttttttttttNNNNNNNNNNNNNNNNNNNNNNNNNNNNNNNNNNNNNNNNNNNNNNNNNNNNNNNNNNNNNNNNNNNNNNNNNNNNNNNNNNNNNNNNNNNNNNNNNNNNNNNNNNNNNNNNNNNNNNNNNNNNNNNNNNNNNNNNNNNNNNNNNNNNNNNNNNtttttttttttttttcctctgaaTTTGTGACCTAATTTTAAATTTCCTactgataatatatatatatatatatatatatatatatatatatatatatatatatatatatatgagtgtcTGTCTTgccaaacatttttttcttaaccaaGCACTTCGCTTTCTCGGTATATTTTTTCACCCATAATCTCTTTTAAGGCTTAGAACATATTCGGTAGACTGTGTAGAGTTAAAACACTAGGATTTACCCGATGGTACACAACATgtctatttcttttatattgtttgtttgttttatagttttatatatcaATAACCCTGTGCATTATGAAGAAGTTAATTCGaatatttcattataatttcaaatatgtcattataattttgaatcaaTAAATTAGTTCCTCCatttttaactataataaatatttgatacTAACTCATAGATTTCATTAAAAGCAAATATTTGTTATCGAATAATAGgaaagttttcaattttgacTAAGATAATAATGAATGAAGACCGACCCAACAATTAGGAttacacaaaaatatacttcaaaaaatattaaaatagattttattctttttattcattaccaatactattaattatttaaagaacATATACGAACTATCGAAATAATGCACAATGACAtacacataatttaaaattatgtagtAAACCTCATTTCATCCATTATTAATAGATTTTGATAATGAGCCTctatattgtaattaaaatatattgaaccaaaaccaaaacaaaattaaaacagttAAACCGATCAGACCCTAACCAACTTGATTCTCTAAGTAAACTGACCAAAGTACCAGACCCTCTAAAAAAACCAACTCGAGCTTCTTCTAAATTCTTATCACActgattaagtttttttttattttgtcgaCAACACGATTAAAGTTCTAAAAGAAAGATTTTGTGGGTTTTCAATTTAGAGTTCATATTGATGGGAGAAACGAAATCGAAAAAAATCCTGACCAAGTCGATGGTCGTGAAAGAGTATcgaaatcaaacaaataattgttTGGGTTGAATTGATTGAAGagattattattgtttatattattttcaaataatgttaaaagctgttaatttttttgagGAAATTAGCATTGAAGTAGAGATAATTTAGGGATAAAATTTCCGATTAAAGATTTCATTTGATCAAAATGCCTGATTTTCTGTAAATATATTTCCGTATATGATTATTTCAGAATATCTATAATTAACTACTCCGATTAATTAAAGATTATTTAAGATGTTATTAATTAAGGATTATTTATAAtcttattaattaatgatttaaagCATGATCCGATTAGTGCAattgggtttgtttgtttgaatttaaaccgacctgttttgaaaaaaaagaggatgaGACAAATTTAGGAtgcttcaaaaatgttaagaacttaagatatatcaaattttaagttatatttatgtgtTAGTTGTGTTTAGTGTAAGATTACATAATTGTATTTGACTGTTAATTATAGTATTTAACCTGCAGTTTAccgcaaaataatttgttttctatgttattataaattactcaatttaatatatctaatattctaatattgataatattagCAAAATATAGAAATGATAAATTATCCATGTAACACCAAATTACGTTATCGTAAACTActcaatttaatatatctaatattctaatattaataatgttaggaAAATATAGAAATGATAAATTATCTGTGTAACgccaaattaatgataattaaatttaaattcatgtTGATTCAAATCCTTCACACAATATAACTCCATCGCgtgatattttaacttttaagtgaaaatattcattatatatcaaaataactaaaatataaaataatctatatccgaatatacttgtttggttacaaaaatcttaaaacaattttgaaaatatatattcgtttataaaaattcaaatcatatcatatgttggaaaaaatctaaaattttatgtattaaatagtaattcaaaaaattaaatataagattaaataaaagtgttaaggagaattatattttaatctaaaatattgctttaaattaggtagatagattttatgaaatttgaaattaatattatcaaatatggaaatgattgtgtttagttgcaaggattgtagagaatttagttggtacttgtttggatacaaaaataaaagagagatgacacaaaaatatactccaaaaatgttaagatagatatatatccataaaagaatataaaaaaaaaacagaatataatCATGCAATAAGCGAAAAGGAGATAAACTGAAGAGCCTTAATTCTAGCTAACGTTGCAAAATCTCTGTGAAGTTACAAAATCCTAAGAAGACACTTCCATAAGCTTCACATCTTCTATGTGGTCTACAAAGGtggaaaaaaaactgttatgtTAAAACGCTTCCATTCCCAGTTCAGTTCTTCACATGCCAGCACATTACTCATGCTTCTTCACGCTTTTCTTTCTCAGGTTACATATGCCTAAGAGAACCTATCAGATGCATATCcatttatcacaggaaacaaaACATACTTATGTCCAATAAGCAAACAAAATGATAACTACTACACATAGTCATTAATCCTTATGATGAGaacttaaaaagagaaaaactagCTTTGTTACATAACCTCCTCAAGTTACAAATTCCTAAAATGCTCGAATAAGCTCCACATTCTCTACATGATTTGAAAAGCAAAAATTAGCTTAATAGAAGTTATAACAATCTTTTGCTCTAGAGTGTATGAACCAATTAtgtaataagataataagattcATCCAGTATCCACAAAAGTTTCACAACATCACAGATTCACAGGAAACAGGACATACATATCCAACATGGAAACAAAATGATAACTACCCAAGAGATGTGGAGATATAACGACTCAAGTAAGAAGATTCCATGGTATTTTATGATGAGAAGAACTTAAAAGCCAAACTTGTAGCTTTGATACACAATCTTCAAgttaaaaattcctaaaatgCTCGAATACGCTCCACATTCTCCACATGATTTGAAAAGGCCTTAACTCTATAACCACCAAACGCTTCCATTCCTCGAACTCCAACTCTAACGACAGTGTTCTTCTCGACATTGTAGTAGAAAACATAGAAAGGATCAGACAGTGTTATCGGGACAAACACAAATTCATTTGTACCAACCACTCCAGAAAAGTGTAAGATGGTCTTCTCAACTACATTCTGCCAAACAGGAGGAAATACATAAACGTGATTGGACCATTCCTTTTTCTCCAAGTCTTCCAGAACCCATAACTCAAAACCTGTATCTCCTCCATTAAAAGAGTCAGACGCAACCGAACCTAGTTTGCCATTGTAATTAATCAGAGATGTTGCATTTTCCATCGGTCCACTAAGGTTAAGAAAGCTGAACTTCTCAGaactaaaatcaaaacaaactatCATAGAGCTGTTCTTGAGCCTAGTACCAACATAGTAGAAAacaccattgatgcatatcccttCAGTTCGAGGTAAATGGGGTATGCAACATTCGACCAGTCTCCACGATGGTTTTCCAATTCCTAATGTCAGATACGAATATTCAAATTTCGCATCAGAAAAGATAACGGACAATGCCTTGAACTGTTTCTTAACTGAATCATACCCCATACAACTAAACGTCCCAAACATCCTGCTCCTGGTCTTCACTTGCGGTAAAGGTAGCAATTGTCCGGTGCTGGGGTTAAATTGCAACGACACTAATCCTTGCTTTTTCCTTCCCCTGACACCTCTAAGAAGGACAAAGCCGTTACTTGGACCAACGATTCCACTGTGACAAGGCAAATGGCTAAGACGATGGGAGGCTACAGCAAACGACGAGTTCTCAACAGGATTTTGAGGCTGAtgtgaggagaagaagacgacccCATCCATGTTGCGTAAGACGAACAAGAGCTGCGGGCGGGAAGAAGATCTGCTCAGGTACAACTCCGTGAAATCTGGGCGGCGTAGTACGGCGTTCCAGAGCTTCGACACGCAACGACATCTAGCTATAGACTTCACCGGCAACCACGAGAATATCTCCATCACGAGTTCGATTGAGATCGGCAACGAGTTTACTCTTCCATTTACTAAGGTTATCGATCGCGTCTCGCGCCGAGAAATGTTCTGACGCCGTGATTTCATTTTCATGGTGGAGAGACACTGCAGTGAGAAGAACCCTAGACCCGCCTCAGATTCTTCaatgtacaaaaaaaacaacaacaaaaatttattagtcTCACTTTGCACTATAAAGTTTTTCTCCATTCGTCAAAAATCTTCGTTAAGAGAAAGCCAAACGTTCAGGCCCGTTTATTGATCCTGATGATGACAACTGAAGAGCCTTAATTCTAGCTAACGTtacaaaatcctaaaaagaCACTTCCATAAGCTTCACATCTTCTACAAAGGTGGAAAAAAACTGTTATGATGAAACGCTTTCCATTCATTGGATTTCAATTCTTACGATTGTTCCTTTTTCAATATTGTACTCGTAGATATAACTCCAACAAAGTAAAACTTGGCCTCTTCAACTGCATTCTTCCACAAAGGTGGgcaatacatatatgtataatggACCATTGTTGCTTTTCGAAATATTCAAGAACATACAACATAATACTTTTACTTCTtcaattaacaaaggaagacccTGATCCATATGACACAAGTCAACCTAATTTTACCATTGTAGTTTATCAGCGTAATGAGAATCCCCTTGATTTCAAGAAAACTAAAACTTCTCAGACCTAAGGTCAAATCAAACTAATATGTTCCAGACCTAATAAAAAAGCTcgataaaacaaaacagagacctAATCTCTATTACTTATCCACCATGAACAGAGCACAAGCTCTGAACCCTACATTTCACAATGATCTCTCCAGATACCTCTAACCAACTATTCTCTCTATATTTATAAGCTATACACTATCTTAAGATTCTGTTACCAAGTCGTCACTCTTCAAGCTTCTTCAGACGTGACTATAATTTCCCACTTCAGTTCTTCACGTGCCAGCACATTACTCATGCTTCTTCACGCTTTTCTTTCTCATATTACATGCCATAGAGAACCTATCAGATGCATATCcatttatcacaggaaacaaaACGTACTTATGTTCAATAAGCAAACAAAATGATAACTACTACACATGGTCATTAATCCTTATGATGAGaacttaaaaagagaaaaactagCTTTGTTACATAACCTTTTCAAGTTACAAATTCCTAAAATGCTCGAATAAGCTCAACATTCTCCACATGATTTGAAAAGGCTTCAACAGTATAACCTTCAAACGCTTCCATTCCTCGGACTCCCACTCTAACGACAGTGTTCTTCTCGATATTGTAGTAGAAAACATAGAAAGGACCAGACAGTGTATTCGGCACAAACACAAATTCAGTTGTACCAACCACTCCAGAAAAGCATAAGGTGGTCTTCTCAACTACATTTTGCCAAACAGGAGGAAAGACATAAACGTGATCGGACCATTCCTTTTTGTCGAAGTCttccaaaacccaaaattcaAAACCACTACTTTTCCCGTTAAAAAAGTCAAACATAAGCAAACCTAATTTGCCGTTGTAATTCATAAGAGTTGTTGCATCTTCCATCGGTCCACTGAGGTTAAGAAAGCTGAACTTCTCAGAACtataatcaaaacaaactaGCATAGATTCATCAGAAGACCTGTCGGCCGTACCTAGATAGTAGAAAacaccattgatgcatatccctCGAGTTTCGGGTAAATGAGGTATACAACATTCGACCATTCTCCACAATGGTTTTCCAATTTCGAGTGTCAGAATTTGATACTTATCATAATGTCCACATCCTTCATCTAACAATACCTTTAACTGTTTCATAACCGGATCATACAACATAGAAGTAATCATGTTGCTCTTCGTCTTCAACTGCGGTAAAGGTAACGATTGACCGGTGCTGGGGTTAAATAGCAACGACACCGATACTCGCTTTTCCTTCCCTCTAAGATCATGTTACCTCTTAGAAAGACGAAGCCGTTACTAATATCAATGATTTCACATAATCTGAGGGAATCGGTAAAACGATTGGCGGCTACAGCAAACAACGACGAGTTCCCCTCAACAGGATTTTGAGGATGAGGTGAGGAAAAGAAGACGAACTCGTCCTCGTTTTCTAAAGTGAACAAGAGCTGCGGGCGGGCAGAAGATCTCGTCAAGTACAACTCCGTGAAATCTGGGCGGCGTAGTACGGCGTTCCAGAGCTTCGACACGCAACGACATCTAGCTATAGATTTCGCCGGCAACCACGAGTATATCTCCATAACAAGGTCAATTGGGATTGGCAATGAGTTTCCTCTTCCATTTACTAAGGTTATCGATTGAGTGTTGCGTCGAGAAATGGTTAGACGATCGTCTGAGACGCTTAGCCGCCGCGATTTCATTGGTGGAGAGGAAACCCTAGACTCGTctgagtattaaaaaaaaaaaaagtaaaaagtttgaaatacaATAGAATAGAATGTTCAAGTTGTATTATTCCAGAGGGCAGAAGAAGtattaaaattgttgaagaaaataaattctaaatcctaaaacaattttaaaaaaatataaaatgaaattttattttttgaaataaatatataaataattttagttagaaaaaaaatcatatttgtatttaccttcgtacacttatatatattttttatatattataaaaattattacaataattaaagctaaattatatccaccaaaattatatttgtatttaccttcgtacacttttttatatttttataatattaatatattataacaattattacaataatttaaaccTAAATTATACCCTtaccaaaacttttgccaaatactcatcaataaaaatattattactgcCATagtctgagactttgtggcttgggagtatgctCCAAAGATTTCTATAACATActcatcaataaaaatattataatatttgcttttaaaaatatgctcttaaaccctaaattattttattgtaaaatcaTATTTGTTGTTACAGCTTTAGTTGTAAACGACCAAACAAGCTTTCACCAAAGAACACGCACTTCACTTAGATCAAAAGCGAAGAATGGAAactttttttcaagaaaaaaaagaatgatgaaTGGTAGATAAAATATGTTGTTGTTCATCTCATCGTACCGTCGTAAAACCGCCTTTTTCAACCACACCTTCCATTCAACAAGACCTTATTGCCAAAGAATCCTACACTTTATGATTAGCAGAAATCTATAGTATTtggcaaaattattttttattgatgattatttctattttgtcttgggggacttaggttttCCTAGTActgtcatattctaagactttgtggcttgggagtatgattggtatatcgactttggatgacgatccggggcgcattgtagggtggcaaccagagagacgagtattggatttttccttatatatattatggcatgcgggcctTGGCCCGATGAGGaaccaacattatggcatgcagacttaggtctgatgaggagccaataaaaactcaaggtttaggcctatgagtaaaggaaagtccaaaagtcgagagcaaataatgcctggagcgtgagtctaccgcctagaggtgacctttcgtagaccGGTCGGAGGAGTGAGGACCGTGGAGACGGTTTCAAGGGAgcccttggctgatggttgtttgagattcgaggacgaatctatattggtgggggagaattgtaacgcccgcgaaccaaaactgtgcgttttgggggagggtgtcgatcgacaccaaggggggtgtcggtcgacaccactaatttctggttcgaccagatcaAGTTTTTGATCGTTTTggtccggtttggtttaaggaaaaccattgaaccgaggtttaaaagggggaaaacgacctagggtcgtgtttttgttgttttacgcCGCTTGAGAgtgagaggaagaggagaaaacagttctTAAAGGTTCTTgggagagtttgtgagatttcaaggtgtttttggtgagatcttgctgtgggagtgaagatccagggcCAGGAACATGTTAGAAGGTTGATGGGAGTGTAggattcgttgttgttggtccatgcaaagaggtgagtgcatgaccattgctaatctaagcctttgatttccttgttcttgcttgtgtgttgttgttttgtgtgttttcttgctgggaattggttgctacaggtttctaaggatgtttccggcttgggttttgagtattggacgagttggtggagtttgggagcgagattcgactctcgacttcgcagCGGAAcgcagttgcaggtggagtgtcgatcgacaccagcaaaataggcatcgatcgacactgtggggtagtgtcggtcgacaccaaggccagtgtcggtcgacacttggctgttgtcggtcgacacctcccttccagcgagacatgtttgttttcctggtttgtatgttttgtttgttgtttgtttggaacattggaatcactgttgcttgtgtgtatagcccagtagatgggaggattgcctcactgatgtttatcaaatactcatgcatctcaatatgtgtttgtggtgcaggtaaaggcaaagtgtgatcgtggaatcaaggcgatcgtggaatctcaatatgtgttaggttgccggtttcatgtttcctgatttttgtttattggttatattattattggatatttattgatattgttatttccgctgttgtctatggttgtggataggtggttagtgggtatgggaccactagttgtagtttatattacatttatatttattatttattaattaaaaaaaaacgggtcgggtcgtttcaaaaaataataaccgataaaactatactaatattatcataaattaatcaaaatttcatAATCGGTTATTATTTTTCCTCAAAAATTTTATGCctgaaaattagaaataaaagatGAATTTAAAGTTAAGTTTATCaatcccaagaaaaaaaaaagaatatatgcaTAATATGCAAACATATGCTCTAAATTATGTACAcatatcaattttcaaaaaaaagtttcgtctcatagttaaattttgacaaaagaaaagagagaaaatatcaTATAGTTTATAAAATTGTCACATATATAACTTTACTTTACAATATTAAATATCCTCATAAAATTAAGACAACTTTATacgaaattattttttacaaaaaaaaaagtttaataatataacgaaattatctttttaattttaaaattagttaaaacaaagtttttatataaCACATGATAAAATCTCTAAtctttaaaattgacatgtgtcacgatcacatgagttactaactttgaaaaccaagatttatataataagattagttggacaagtagtaaaattattacatatgagattacaaaatatgaaaaatatatatttaagatattgttactttttcaaatatgagataatattagtttcagtttttctttgagaattatgttttattgatttttagtattaagtaagatataaatttgatacaatgcacatatttttttttatatcaaaattatgaaagttactcattgggattgaatgcatagaattaaaatctaattttattatgatGTAATGTATAGAGAAATTATATTGCAAGATGGAGTGTGTGAACTGTAAATCcggtttttttaaaattaaaagaaataaaattaatatttagaatataacttaaaatttcacATGTTTTCCTTATATCAACGTTAATATGTGGGCTTAATCCAGTGAATTATAAAAagatcaagattttggtttaaaaaggTAGTTTGATcaagattttggtttaaaaaggtgaagtgaccttagtgcagtgacAAGAGGTAAGTCAATTTGTAGAAGGTATTATCACACCCaggatcgagtcccggctcctacgaatgtaggaatttggctaatgggccagCCAGTTGTGGCCCAGTGGTTGACGTGTATGATTACTTGGCCTTTCCAGTTTGTATGTACACAAAGTTTATACAATTTGTAAAAAAGCCACTTAAATTTAGAGGCTACAGTCAGAAATCAAGTTAGACGATCAccgaatctatatatatatatatatatatatatatatatatatatatatacatttttagagaCATTTATAGAATCAATACTGAAGTTGACACTTATTTACAGTCATACCATTGacatcaattatttttaatttgtaataataaataaaaattaaaaacaagattTCAACCAcccaaatttcctaaaattaAGAGATTTTGAAGATATTAATATTCTCTTTGAAATCTCTAACTCCACCATTTTTAGAAACAACAATTATTAAATATTGGTTTTCTAATCAAATGATTGATATTATTTCgagatgtttttgttttgtgtagtCTGCGTCACTAAAATATGTGCTGTTCTTTTGATTGGAAGTTTAATTATAAGAGATGATTGATACCAGGTTATCCCTCACTTTCgtccatctttgtttttttttaaatgtgttttttaaCTTACCATGTATGCTATTTGTGTGATGAAAGAAAGCATAATTAATCAAATAGCACCAAGTGAGTTTTTACCTAAATTGTTTcttattgtatttaatttttattttctatttatttcatatatttttgaatttcgAAATTTGTAATTGAATAGTTCTTGATGTTATGAAgcgtttatttattataatatgta from Camelina sativa cultivar DH55 chromosome 7, Cs, whole genome shotgun sequence includes the following:
- the LOC104704291 gene encoding putative F-box protein At2g19630; its protein translation is MEIFSWLPVKSIARCRCVSKLWNAVLRRPDFTELYLSRSSSRPQLLFVLRNMDGVVFFSSHQPQNPVENSSFAVASHRLSHLPCHSGIVGPSNGFVLLRGVRGRKKQGLVSLQFNPSTGQLLPLPQVKTRSRMFGTFSCMGYDSVKKQFKALSVIFSDAKFEYSYLTLGIGKPSWRLVECCIPHLPRTEGICINGVFYYVGTRLKNSSMIVCFDFSSEKFSFLNLSGPMENATSLINYNGKLGSVASDSFNGGDTGFELWVLEDLEKKEWSNHVYVFPPVWQNVVEKTILHFSGVVGTNEFVFVPITLSDPFYVFYYNVEKNTVVRVGVRGMEAFGGYRVKAFSNHVENVERIRAF
- the LOC109125620 gene encoding F-box protein At3g61340-like — encoded protein: MEDATTLMNYNGKLGLLMFDFFNGKSSGFEFWVLEDFDKKEWSDHVYVFPPVWQNVVEKTTLCFSGVVGTTEFVFVPNTLSGPFYVFYYNIEKNTVVRVGVRGMEAFEGYTVEAFSNHVENVELIRAF
- the LOC104704292 gene encoding putative F-box protein At3g23960 — its product is MKSRRLSVSDDRLTISRRNTQSITLVNGRGNSLPIPIDLVMEIYSWLPAKSIARCRCVSKLWNAVLRRPDFTELYLTRSSARPQLLFTLENEDEFVFFSSPHPQNPVEGNSSLFAVAANRFTDSLRLCEIIDISNGFVFLRGNMILEGRKSEYRCRCYLTPAPVNRYLYRS